A genomic segment from Nicotiana tabacum cultivar K326 chromosome 9, ASM71507v2, whole genome shotgun sequence encodes:
- the LOC107780915 gene encoding large ribosomal subunit protein P2-like, which translates to MKVIAAFLLAVLGGNASPSAVDLKKILASVGAEADDDRVDLLLSQVKGKDITELIAAGREKLASVPCGGGGGGVAVAAPAGGAAAAASAAEEKKEEKKEEKEESDDDMGFSLFD; encoded by the exons ATGAAGGTAATCGCTGCTTTCTTGTTGGCTGTGTTGGGTGGCAACGCCTCCCCATCTGCTGTAGATTTGAAGAAAATCCTTGCTTCAG TTGGAGCTGAGGCTGATGATGATAGGGTTGATCTCCTCTTGTCTCAAGTAAAGGGCAAGGATATCACCGAGCTGATTGCTGCTGGCAGAGAAAAGTTGGCTTCAGTACcttgtggtggtggtggtggtggtgttgCAGTAGCTGCACCTGCTGGTGGTGCTGCCGCTGCAGCATCAGCTGCTGAGGAGAAGAAAGAGGAGAAGAAGGAAGAGAAAGAGGAATCTGATGAT GACATGGGTTTCAGTCTCTTCGATTAG